The Flavobacterium johnsoniae genomic sequence ACTGTATTAGCAGAACCATTACCCATAATCTCATTATTGAATTTAGAGAATTCTGTAGTTCCAAACTGATCTTCTAAACCTCCAACTGGATTACCTCTATAAACTCCAGTAGCAATTGGCGCAAACCATTTTGATAAACGTGGATCTTGGTATCCAACTAAAATACTTTCCATAGAAGAAGTCATTACATAACCCCAGCTATTCACAATCATATTTAAATTGTTTGGAGTAATGTTACTTGCTTTAAAGAATGCACTTTGATCATTTGTTTGCATAACTCCTGCAGCTACAGCAGCTTCTGCTTGAGTTTTAGCTTTAGCTGGATCTTTATCAGAAATTCTTAAAGCTAGACGTAATCTTAAACTGTTTCCGAAAACTCTCCATTTGTCAACACTTCCAGCATAAACTCTATCGTTTGGAGAAAGAGAAGCTACAGTAGCTGTTGAAGAAGAAGATAATGTAGCATTTGCTTCATCTAACAATTTGAAGAAATCTTCGTAAATAAATTCTACGCTATCGTAAGGAACTTTTTCTTTTCCGTTTCCTGCTTCTGTGTAAGGAATTGGTCCGTAAGCATCAACCATTTGGTTGTACATAAAAACTTTCCAGATTTTAAGAACAGCCGTAGCTTCCGCATTTCCTTCAGATGCTACTAAAGCATTTTTCAAAGCTGGTACAGCAACTGTATAAAATCTTAACCATCCTCTACCTTCGTAACCATTCACAAAAGCATTTCTTTCTGTTCCGTATCCACAGTTTAAGTAGTGAATAAAAGTTGAAGACAAAATACCTGTAGCAATACCCCAAGTACCTTGATCATCTACACCTGGAGAAGAATAAGATCCGTTGTGAATACCTGCATACAATGCAGATGCAAATGAAGGACCAGCCAATGTAGCATCTAACTGATCTTCAGTCAATGAATTAGGATCTTTGTTTATTTCATCAAAATCGCCAGTACAGCTTGATAAAATCGAAACTGCCATTAATGCAACTCCTAATGTTTTTATTTTAAAACTATATTTCATGATGTCTCTTTTTTAATTAAAATCCAAATTTAACATTAACTCCGTAATCTCTTGTTGAAGGAATGTTGAAAGATTCAATACCTTGTAAGTTACCTGTACCTGCTCCTGCTTCTGGATCAAAGTGTTCAGCTTTGTTTAAGAAGAAGAATAAGTTTCTACCAACTAAAGAGAAGTCAATACTTGTAAAACCTGAATTATTTAACATACGTTTTGGCAATGAATAACCAAAAACAAGTTCTCTTAATCTGATGTTTGTAGCATCATAAATAAATGGCTCTGCAATTGGAGTTCTTTGTCCGATAGCTGTCCAATATTGTTCTGCGTTAATGCTTACTGTATTTGGAGAGTAAGTACCATTTCCGTTAGAAACAACACCATCAACAATTATTCCACCTTGTCTTCCTGCTAAAGTAATATCGCTTACCCCTAAACCTGCTTGTCTAGCTTGAGTGTATGAAATAACTTCACCACCAATTCTGAAATCAACTAAGAAGCTTAAAGAGAAATCTTTGTATTTGAAATTGTTTTTAAAACCTGCTGTCCAGTCTGGGTTAAAGTTACCAGCACGAACATCAAATCCGTTTGTTGCTAATGGAATACCGGCGCTACTTACGATAATATTACCATTTGGATCTCTTTGGAAACCTTTAGTATATAAGTCACCATATTCTCCACCTTGAACAACTTTACTTCTAACTAAACGTCCTTCACCTAAAACTAACTCATCTCTTCCATCATAAATAGATTTTACTTTAGATTTATAAGAAGCGTAGTTTGCTGTAATATCCCAAGTAAAGTTTTCTGTTTGAATTGGAGTTGCTGTTAAAGTAAGCTCGATACCTTTATTTTGAATATCACCACCATTTACAACTGCTCTTGAATACCCAGAAGACTCAGGTGTATTGATGTAGAAAATTTGGTTTTTAGTTAATGAATTGAAATACGTGAAATCTAATCCTAAACGGTTGTTGAAGAATCTAATATCAGCACCAAACTCTGTAGAAGAAGAAATCTCTGGTTTTAAGTTTGGATTTGCTTTTGTGCTTTGTCCATATAACATACCACCGTTTCCTCCAATGTAAGAGAATCTTTGTTGTGTTTGATAAGGATCTGTATCGTTACCAACTTCAGCGTAAGAAGCTCTAACTTTTGCAAAACTGATTACTTCTGGCAATGTAAACATATCTGAAAGAACTCCAGAAAGACCAAAAGATGGGTAGAAATAATCTGTTGGTAAAGTAGAAGACCAGTCATTTCTAGCTGTTACATCTAAGAATAAATAGTTTCTGAAACCAAGTTGACCAAATCCGTAAACTGAATTGATTCTTTTATTTGAAGCTGTAGAACTAGCCGTAATTGTCTGAACATTTGATAATGCGAAGTAGTTTCTTTTACTTAACACACCACCAGAACCTAAAGCTGAACTATTTTGTTGCAATGCATTCGCACCAGCATTAAGTCCAACAGAAAAATCTCCAAATTTCTCGTTATAAGAAAGTAAAGCATCAACGTTTAATTCGCTAACAGTTTCGTAAGATTCGCTATAAGAACCCATGTTACTGTTGAATGCATTTGTAGCGTATCTGTTTCTTACGTTTCTGTTTGTCATTTGGTCTAAACCAGCTCTACCTTGTAAGCTTAATGTTTTTGTGATCTCATATTTAAGAGACGCTAAACCAATAAATCTGTTTCTTTTGTCTGTACGAGCATCATCTCTTAAAGCAGACCAGAATGGGTTTCCACCAGGAGCTCCAGTTTCATCAAGGAAATAGTTTACTTGTCTTTGTCCAGCAGCATCAAAATATTCGAAGTTTTTATAATCGTTATATGCAATACTACGAGGTAATAAATATGCAGATGTTCCGATAGACTCTTCACCAGTTCTCAATAAGTTATCTATATCTTGAACGATGTAGTTTGTTTTTACATCTAAAGATAATTTATCAGAGATTTTGCTTGTCAATCTTAAGTTAAGATTGTGTCTATCCATTTTGTTTCCTCCAACAATACCTTCAGCACGAGTGTTAGTATATGAGAAATAACCTTGTGCTTTTTCGTTACCAGCAGTAACTGTTAAAGTGTTTGCTAAGTTATAACCTGTTTTGTAGAAATCAATAACGTTGTTTGGCTGTGGAGAATAGCTTTGTGTAGCTGGTCCAGCGTAATTTGGATTACGAACCAACTGCCAGTTAGAAACTTGACTTCCGTCTAATCTACCTCCCCAACTTGAAGAAGAGTTTGCAACATAAGCTCCGTTTGTTCCTTGTCCGTATTCGTTTTGTAAATTCATCAAGTTATAAGCTGAAGAAGCCATAAAGTTAGATGATAACGAAACTGAAGTTTTTCCAGCTTTACCAGATTTAGTTGTAATAACGATTACACCATTTGATGCTCTAGATCCGTAAAGAGCCGCAGCAGATGGTCCTTTAAGAACTGTCATCGAAGCAATATCTTCAGGGTTAATGTTAGAAATACCATCTGGCTGTGTAGTACCTCCTGTATCAATATCAGGATTAGATGTTGTTGTTCCGTTACTAATTGGCACACCATCTACTACATATAAAGGTTGGTTGTTTCCGTTAAGAGATCTATTACCTCTTAAAGTAATTCTAGAAGAAGAACCAACACCATTTGAAGTTGTAGAGAAGTTAAGACCTGCCACTTTACCAGAAAGTGAGTTGGCAACGTTTAATGATCTTGCTTCTGACAATTCGTCTACTGAAACGTTTTGTGCAGAATAAGTAATTGCTTTTTTCTCTCTTTTAATACCAAGAGCAGTAACAACTACCTCTCCTAATTGTTGTGTGTCTGCACCTAAAGACACGTTGATTGTAGTTTGAGATCCAACAGCAACTTCTTTTGTAGCAGATCCTACATAAGTAAATACTAAAACTGAAGATTGATTTGGAACACTGATGCTGTATTTTCCATCAAAATCTGACGAAGCACTTGTTTTAGTTCCTTTAACAATAATATTTGCTCCAGGAATCGGAATTCCACTTTGAGCATCTGTTATCGTTCCTTTTACTGTTGTCTGCGCTTCCAGGCTTTGGAACCCGAAAAGGCAAATGACAAACAGTAACTTTAGTACGTTTTTAATCATATTAGTTGTTTTTTTAGAGTTAATAACATGTTAAATTTAAGAATACGTTTTGTTAACAATACATTATTTCGACAAATGACAATTTTGAAAAGGTGTTGGTGAAAGTTTGGTCGAAAATTGAAAGAAAACGTTTTCATTTGTAATCCAACTCTGCCTTATTTTAAAGACCAAAACTCTATTTATCTAATAGATTTTGACCTTTTATAATTGTATTCATTTTTTTAAAGCAAAAACGCCGAAAAATCTTCGGCGTTTTTGGGTTTTTAGTTCAAAACCTTGAATTTAGTTTTAAGTAAATCGGTCGAATTTCCTCCTACCATAACTTCAAAATCTCCAGGCTCTACAACGCGCTTCATTTCTCTGTTCCAAAGAGATAGCTCATCTTTTGTAAGTGTAAATTCAACATTTTTAGTTTCGCCTTTTTTGATATTTAATCTTTTGAATCCTTTTAATGTTTTTTCTGGCGTAGTTGTGCTGCTGTAAACATCATTAATGTATAATTGTACCACTTCATCCCCATCTCTGTCACCAACATTTTTAACATCAACAGAAACTTTTACTTCTCCGTTTGGTTTAATTTCAGTAGTATTCAGTTTTAAATTAGAATATTCAAACTTCGTATAACTTAATCCGTAACCGAACGAATATAAAGGATGCTCGCTTTCTGCTACATATTTATGAATAGCTGATGGTTTTTGATTATAATATATAGGTAACTGTCCAACTGATTTTGGAACTGTAATTGGCAATCTTCCAGCCGGATTGTAATCTCCAAATAAAACATCAGCCACTGCTCTTCCTCCAAATTCCCCTGGGAACCATCCTTCTAGAACCGCAGGAATATTTTCAGCAATCCAGTTAGTAGAAAGCGGACGACCGTTTAATAATACGCAAACTACTGGAGTTCCTGTTTTCTTGATCTCTTCAATCAATTGCTGCTG encodes the following:
- a CDS encoding SusC/RagA family TonB-linked outer membrane protein, with the protein product MIKNVLKLLFVICLFGFQSLEAQTTVKGTITDAQSGIPIPGANIIVKGTKTSASSDFDGKYSISVPNQSSVLVFTYVGSATKEVAVGSQTTINVSLGADTQQLGEVVVTALGIKREKKAITYSAQNVSVDELSEARSLNVANSLSGKVAGLNFSTTSNGVGSSSRITLRGNRSLNGNNQPLYVVDGVPISNGTTTSNPDIDTGGTTQPDGISNINPEDIASMTVLKGPSAAALYGSRASNGVIVITTKSGKAGKTSVSLSSNFMASSAYNLMNLQNEYGQGTNGAYVANSSSSWGGRLDGSQVSNWQLVRNPNYAGPATQSYSPQPNNVIDFYKTGYNLANTLTVTAGNEKAQGYFSYTNTRAEGIVGGNKMDRHNLNLRLTSKISDKLSLDVKTNYIVQDIDNLLRTGEESIGTSAYLLPRSIAYNDYKNFEYFDAAGQRQVNYFLDETGAPGGNPFWSALRDDARTDKRNRFIGLASLKYEITKTLSLQGRAGLDQMTNRNVRNRYATNAFNSNMGSYSESYETVSELNVDALLSYNEKFGDFSVGLNAGANALQQNSSALGSGGVLSKRNYFALSNVQTITASSTASNKRINSVYGFGQLGFRNYLFLDVTARNDWSSTLPTDYFYPSFGLSGVLSDMFTLPEVISFAKVRASYAEVGNDTDPYQTQQRFSYIGGNGGMLYGQSTKANPNLKPEISSSTEFGADIRFFNNRLGLDFTYFNSLTKNQIFYINTPESSGYSRAVVNGGDIQNKGIELTLTATPIQTENFTWDITANYASYKSKVKSIYDGRDELVLGEGRLVRSKVVQGGEYGDLYTKGFQRDPNGNIIVSSAGIPLATNGFDVRAGNFNPDWTAGFKNNFKYKDFSLSFLVDFRIGGEVISYTQARQAGLGVSDITLAGRQGGIIVDGVVSNGNGTYSPNTVSINAEQYWTAIGQRTPIAEPFIYDATNIRLRELVFGYSLPKRMLNNSGFTSIDFSLVGRNLFFFLNKAEHFDPEAGAGTGNLQGIESFNIPSTRDYGVNVKFGF
- a CDS encoding SusD/RagB family nutrient-binding outer membrane lipoprotein is translated as MKYSFKIKTLGVALMAVSILSSCTGDFDEINKDPNSLTEDQLDATLAGPSFASALYAGIHNGSYSSPGVDDQGTWGIATGILSSTFIHYLNCGYGTERNAFVNGYEGRGWLRFYTVAVPALKNALVASEGNAEATAVLKIWKVFMYNQMVDAYGPIPYTEAGNGKEKVPYDSVEFIYEDFFKLLDEANATLSSSSTATVASLSPNDRVYAGSVDKWRVFGNSLRLRLALRISDKDPAKAKTQAEAAVAAGVMQTNDQSAFFKASNITPNNLNMIVNSWGYVMTSSMESILVGYQDPRLSKWFAPIATGVYRGNPVGGLEDQFGTTEFSKFNNEIMGNGSANTVSETKNIEIFMASENYLSRAEGALNGWNMGGDAKTLYETGIRLSLAQWGITDVAVVNAYINGSTLPTLPNILTVYPTLDLRDIPVKLPVAWSASVANQRTQIAVQKYLAIFPESWEAWADLRRSDAKVIYPVLNTDNTDAGVGKSLMKRIIYTTNEYSSNKEAVDDGIVKLGGADSGGTRLWWDTK